The stretch of DNA GGCACCGACCTGAAAGGATCAGGCGCACGGCGGTGGGGCAAACGCGTCTGGGCCGACCTGGACGTGAGCCGTGACTGAGGCCGCGCTCCTGGTGCTCGTAGCCGTCGCCCTGGTCGTCACGCTGCTCCTGGCGGTCACGACCACATAGCCAGTCCCGGCGCCCGCCGGCCGACACCGGCCTCCCCCGTAGCGGGGGCTCGGGACTCCTCGCGTCGCCCCACCGATCCGTCATCGGTGGGGCGACGCTCATTCCACGGGCCAGTGAGGCACTGAGGGCACTGCACCCACTGACACTCAGTAGGTCACTTGGGTGCAGTACCTCACGCGCAACGAGAGTCAGCGGCCCACGTGAACCGAATCAGCATCCTGAATACTGTTTCAGTATTCAGGATGCTAGAGTGTCATCCATGATGAGTACGGAGGAACTCCTGAGGCTCACCGTGTCTGCGCTCATGAGCCGGACCGGCCAGCGTCAAGGTGACTTGGCGAACGCGATCGACCAGGCGCAGGCGCAGGTCTCCCGGAAACAGACCGGCAAGCAACACTGGTCACTGGACGACGTCGACCGGCTCGCCGCGCACTACGGCATGTCGGTGCTGGATCTCCTGGCCGGCCCCACGCACGCCGTCAGCGTGCTCGCCGCCGACCGACTGTCCCACGGTGCTCAGACCTCGATCCCGCTCGCTCCGGCGGTCCCCGTGGCGCCTGTGGTGCCCGACACGTTCTCGGCAACGCCCCTCGCTGCCCCACCGGTTCGGCACCCGAGCGAGGCCTCAGAATCCGCGGTCGACGCCGAGCCGCAGCCCTGCGTGCTGTGCGGGTACCCCGCCCGTGACGACGTCGACGGCTACCCGCAGCACCTCGATCCCGCCGAATGCGCCGCCGCCGTCGCTGCGGCCGAGGAGGCGGCGAACGGCCCCGCGACCGAGGCCGCGCCGGTCGACCCCGCGCCGGAGCTCCGGCCGGCCCCCGAGCCGACCGAGCCCGCACCGGCAGCTGCACCGCGCAGCGCGCCCGGGTACGCCTCCGGCTCGCTGGTCGACCAGATCAACGCCGGTATCGAGTACGCGCTGACCGCCCACAATGGCGACGTAGACGCGGCGAAAGAGGCACTCACAAAAAGCGCGATCCCGGACGTGATGGCGCTCTTTGAAAAGTCGCGGGTCGGTGGACGATACGCGCACTCGAAATTCCCGCCGACGGACGGGATTCTCCAGAAGAAGTCACAGAAGACTGCCGATGAAATCTGGGAAGGGCGCCCGAAGTGGCGGAATCCGGCAGCACTCGAATTGGTGAAGAGCGGCGCTCAAATCGAGGTCACCGGCCTGGATATGAATGCGGCCTACCTGTCCGCATTCAAAACGTGGCTCCCGATCGGGAAACTGATCGAGGACACGAGCGGCATGCACGATGCGAAAAAGTCGGGCGTCTACCTGATCACCCCGCCTGAATGGGAACACGCAGACCTCCCCAGCCCGCTGGGAAACCGTAAAGAGCGCGGAGAGCTGTGGGTGCCCGACTCGATGGTTCGCACGCTGCTGGACTGCGCAGACTGGGACCTGTGCGAGGCACCGGTGATCCATCGCGCCCTGGTCTCCGGAGCAACGGAAAACCTGCTGGAAAAGATGCGCCGCGCCCTCGCCGAGGTCCGGAAAACCGCCATCGCCGAGAATGACGAAATCGCCGAGACGTACGTCAAATTCATGTATTCTAAGTTCGTGTCCACCATCGGCGAATCCAGCGCGAACACTGAGATCCGTCGACCTGACTGGATGCACATTATCCGGTCTAAGGCATTCACCAACCTGTGGCGGAAAGCCTACAAGGCATACAAGGCCGGTCTGATGATTGTGGAAATGTCCGGCACGGATGAACTCCACATCGCTGGGGACTGGCGCCCCGTTTTCCCGGAAGGGCGGGACCTCAGTCAGGTGAAGGAAAAGAAGACCTATGTTCTCGGGGGTAGTCGATGACTGGATCGTCTGATCTGTGGCGCCGCTGGGGTGAGTGGCAAAAGTACGGTGCCCGTGGCATGAAGGGCGGTGAGGCCCTGATCATGGAACTCAACCGCATCGTCTACCAGTCCGGTATTTCCTCCCCGCTGACGTCCCGACGTGGACGTAACGCCCGTCTGCGCTACCTGAACAGTGCGAAAGGTCGCGAGGCACTGCGGGAGCAGGGAGTCACCGACCGCGCCATGAAATCTTGGTTCAAGGGCAAGGCGTCTCCCTCAGCCGAAAATCTCCAGAAGCTGGACAACGCTTATTGGACGCGGCGGCGGGAAAACCTGATCCGTTCCGGATGGCTAAAACGGCATCTCGAAAACAACGGCGCGGGCCGCCGGATGGAGATTTACCCGATCGACCAGAGTGCCGTAGTCGAGGGACGCTCCCGCCCGAATGTCAGCGAGCGCAGTATCACGGTCCGGTACGTGTGGGGTGACCTGGTCGACGCGTGGGCCGACCAGGACGACGGCATGATGGATGAGATCTGGGAAGACATCATCAGCGACCTGGATTCCGACTGGACTGCCTACGCCTACGTCTCCTCGGTCGGCATCGGAGCCTGAATCCCCATTGTGAGAGCGGGCCCGCACAGTTCACGAACTGTGCGGGCCCGCTCTCTGTGTCTCGCGTGAGTGCGTGCGCATGCGAGGCTCCCGTCATGAGCACCGCGCGACGCCAACTCGGCACCGGTCCGGCCACCGCCAGGAGCATGACGCCGACCGAGCCGACCGATACCGCACCGCGGCTTCTGGCCGCCGAACGAGTCGAACCTGACGCACTCCTGGGGGAAGTCGGGCACCGCGACGTCGTCGACCCGAGAGGCCGGCGGACCCTCGGGCCGGGCATCGCTGGGACACCGGATGGGGGCGCCGTAGCGAAGTAGCCGGCGGTCCGCCGGGCTCCTCGGATGGGTGATCTTCGGATCCGGGCCGTGACGGGACGGGCGGTCGCGGGAGTTGTCCGGGGATGAAACGACCGATCACCACAGCGGCGGTTGCGGCCGTCGTTCTCGCCGGCACCCTGGCCGTCCCGCAGGCCTCGGCCGCCCCGCCCACCCGGCACGCCTCGGCACCGTGCGCCACCCAGTGGAAGGCGAAAGTGCGGGTCGCCGTGCGCAGGCCTGCGTGGAACGAGGGACCGGTGGCCACACCCAGCTCGCCCGTGCACCACTACCTGAGGCGCGGCGACGTCGTCACGTCGTGCGTTGTGGCGATCGGCAGGACCGAGAGCGGCACGTCCTACCAGGAGTGCGGCGGCGGGCACCTGTGGCGCGTTGTACAGGGTGGTCAGGTCCCCCAGGGATGTCTCCGGAAGCTGTGACCCGGGCGGGGCGGGGCCGGCACCCTCGGCGCCGCCCCGCCCCGCAGCGACACCAGCCGGCCGTCCGCCGGGCCGCTCAGCCCGCCGTACGGGAAGGGCCGGCCGCGCCCTCCGGCACGAGGTGCTCATCGAGGAGCCGCAGCGGACGCCGGCATCGGGTCCGACTTCGCCAGACCCCTCTGTAGGGAAGTAGTCGGCGCGGCCGACACCCTTCCGCAGGCCCTGCGGTCTGCGGTTTTCGCGATTCGTTGCGGCCCTCCGGTGCGACCAGAGGCGCGACCAGGAGCACGATCAGAGATGCGATCAGAGGCGCGACCAGAGCCGCGACCAGAGGCGCGACCTGATGACCGCAGCGGACGCCGGTACGGGTCCGACTGCGCCAGACCCCTCTGTAGAGAAGTAGTCGGCGCCGTCGGTGCCCCTTGACCAAAGCTGTGATCTGCTGCTTTGTCGATCCGGGTCACCAGGATGAGGCGCCTCGTA from Streptomyces sp. NBC_01485 encodes:
- a CDS encoding acyltransferase, with the protein product MMSTEELLRLTVSALMSRTGQRQGDLANAIDQAQAQVSRKQTGKQHWSLDDVDRLAAHYGMSVLDLLAGPTHAVSVLAADRLSHGAQTSIPLAPAVPVAPVVPDTFSATPLAAPPVRHPSEASESAVDAEPQPCVLCGYPARDDVDGYPQHLDPAECAAAVAAAEEAANGPATEAAPVDPAPELRPAPEPTEPAPAAAPRSAPGYASGSLVDQINAGIEYALTAHNGDVDAAKEALTKSAIPDVMALFEKSRVGGRYAHSKFPPTDGILQKKSQKTADEIWEGRPKWRNPAALELVKSGAQIEVTGLDMNAAYLSAFKTWLPIGKLIEDTSGMHDAKKSGVYLITPPEWEHADLPSPLGNRKERGELWVPDSMVRTLLDCADWDLCEAPVIHRALVSGATENLLEKMRRALAEVRKTAIAENDEIAETYVKFMYSKFVSTIGESSANTEIRRPDWMHIIRSKAFTNLWRKAYKAYKAGLMIVEMSGTDELHIAGDWRPVFPEGRDLSQVKEKKTYVLGGSR